The window GAACGCAGCGCACTACAGGCCGCAGCCAGGCGTATTAGCGCTTTTCACCGTAAGCAGCGCCAAGCCTCATGGCAGTATACCGACCGCCTGGGCGTCGGCCTGGGCCAGCAAATCACCCCTCTGGAACGGGTCGGGGTGTATGTTCCGGGCGGTAAAGCCGCTTACCCGTCTTCGGTGCTGATGAACATCATCCCGGCCAAGGTCGCCGGCGTGGAGGAAATCGTGGTCGTCTCACCGCCAAAAGCGGACGGCGATCAGTCCGGGCTACAGCCGGGCGTGCTGGCCGCAGCGCGTCTGGCCGGAGCCGATGCGGTGTTCCGACTGGGCGGCGCTCAAGCCGTGGCCGCCCTGGCCTATGGCACCCAGACCGTTCCCCGCGTCGATAAGATTGTCGGGCCGGGCAATATCTTCGTGGCCACGGCCAAGCGCTTGGTCTACGGCCAGGTCGATATCGACAGCATAGCGGGTCCGAGCGAGATCCTGGTGATTGCCGACAGCACGGCCTCAGCGCGCTATGTTGCGGCCGACATGCTGTCCCAGGCCGAGCATGACGAGATGGCCGCCCCTCTGTGTCTGACCACCTCGTCCCGCTTGGCCGAGGCGGTTGTCGAGGCGCTCAAAGACCAGTTGGCCACACTCAAACGGCGCAACATTGCCGCCGCCTCGCTCAAGCGCTACGGCGCGGTCATCGTCGCCCGCAGCCGAGCCGAGGTCGTCAGGCTGGCCAACGCCCTGGCCCCGGAACATGTTGAGCTGCTGGTCAAAAACCCGCGCTCGTGGCTGAAAGACATCCGCCACGCCGGCGCCATCTTTTTGGGCTCTCTTTCCACCGAGCCCTTTGGCGACTATATCGCCGGGCCGAATCACATCCTGCCGACCGGCGGGACGGCACGCTTCTCCTCGCCGCTCGGCGTATACGATTTTCTCAAGCGGACGAGTATCATCGAGGCATCGGTTCCGGCCCTGCGTCAACTCGGTCCGCACATTCTGCGTCTGGCCGCAATGGAGGGTCTGGAAGCCCACGGCCGGGCCATTGCCTATCGTCTCAACGGAGGCCAGCATGACACAGCCGGCAACACAGGTGGCGCAGCGCAGCGCAGACCTGCACCGCAAAACAAACGAAACCGACATTCGGCTCAGTCTTGAGCTTGACGGCAGCGGCCAGTACCAGATTGCCACCGGGGTGCCCTTTCTCAACCATATGCTGGAGCTGTTCACCCGGCACGGCTTCTTCGATCTGACGCTCCAGGCCACGGGCGACATCGAGATTGACGATCATCATACGGTTGAAGATGTCGGCCTGGCGCTGGGCGAGGCGTTTCGCGCCGCGCTGGGCGATAAGCGCGGCATTCGCCGCTTTGGCGAAGCCAGCGTACCGCTCGACGAAGCCCTGGTGAACTGCGTCGTCGATCTCAGCGGACGGCCCTTTCTGGCCTATAATCTGTCTGTCCAGCAGGAGCGCATCGGCAGCTTTGCGACCGAACTGATCCACGATTTTTTTCTCGCCTTCAGCAACCAACTCGGTATGAACCTGCACTTCAACATGACCCAGGGCCGCAACCCGCACCATATTATCGAAGCCGCCTTCAAGGCGTTCGCCCGGGCGCTGGGCAGCGCGGTCGCCTATGACCCGCGGGTCAAGGGCGTCTTATCGACCAAAGGGGTGTTGTGAAATAGATAAGAAGAATGGCAAGACTGGGCTGGCAGCCCGTCCTTATCTTTGCGTATAATCGCTGCCTATGGGACTTGTACACACGACTATCCAGCTGTCGAACCCTCGTGAGCCAGCTCTTCAAGCGCTTGAAGTGGATGCACTCGTTGACACCGACGCAGTGACGCTGTGTATTCCCGAACATGTTTCCGTCCAGCTCAAACTTTCTGCTATTGAACAACGCGAGGTGATAACAGCGGACGGCAGAGCCCAGCTTGTTCCCTATGTTGGTCCCATTCAGCTGAAGTTTGAGAATCGGACGTGTTTTACCGGCGCGCTTGTTCTGGGGGATAGTATCTTAATGGGAGCCGTCCCCCTAGAAGATATGGACCTTGTGATTCATCCGCGGGAGCAAAAACTGACGGTTAATCCACTCAGTCCCAACATTCCCTCTGCAATTGTGAAGCCTGTTTCTGTCCTCCACCCTCGTTGCTCAGACTGTTATGAAAAACACACGTGGGAGGCCGGGACAAAACCGAGCTCCCACGTGTAAGGTCTCAAAAGAGACGAGGTTCTCCGAACCCATCAATCCGGGAAGTTGGGCATGACTTCTTCCATCAGCAGACGCTGCGAGTCTGCCCAGCCCTCTTTGTTCTCCAGCTGATCAAAGGTCAGGACCAGCAGACAGCCAAACCCGCCGGTGTCGTCAACCATGGCGCCGAGCTTGTCGGTGACCGTCCGGGGCGAGCCGACCAGCCACACATACTCGGCCAGGTATTCCATGGTCACGTCGGAATCCGGCACTTCGGGGTGGTGCTTGAACAGACTGACCATGCCGAACGACTTGAACAGCGGCAGCAGATACTCGGCATAGGCGCGGCCCAGCATGCCGTTGATGGCTTTGTCCTTGGCCTCCGTGTCGGTCTCGGCGACATACACCTCGCGCGACACGCGCCAGTCGCTGCGGGACGGCGTGCGGCCGGCGGACTCGGCCCCCTCGACAACCGCCTCCCAGTGGGTTTTGAGGTAGCCGTTGCTGAGCGCGACGCTCATCGGCATGAAACCGCTCGCACCACACATCTTGAGGGTGTCCGAACCGGGGGTCAGGCCGGCGATCCCAATCGGCGGGTGGGGCTGCTGAAAGGGCTTGATGTGGAACTTGAGTGTATCCAGCATGGTGTCGATGCGGTTGACCGTCCAGTATTCGCCCTTGAACTCAAACGGCTCCTCGCTCGCCCACAGCTTGAGAATAATATCCAGGGCTTCCTTGGTCATGCGCCGGTTCTCACCGCCCGCCCCGTCAACGTTGAACAGCTTCCAGTCGCTGGGCAGGCCGCTCGTTCCCACCCCGAACATGAAACGGCCCTGGGCGATGTGGTCCATGAAGGCGACACGGTGGGCCAGTTCGGCCGGATGGTGATAGGGCAGCAGATGGGCGCCCGGACACAGTTTGATGTTCTGGGTGCGTTGCAAGCCTTGCGCAATCAGCAGGTCAGGAGCGGGGTTGGGTTCCCACGGAGCGGTAAAATGCTCGCCCATCCAGGCCTCGTGGAACCCCAACTGATCGACCAGTTCCAAATGGTCGAGATCCCACTGGTGGCCGTCGTAGAAACTTCTTTCGGGGGGATGCGAAGGCATCATAAACACGCCAGCTTTCATACGTCCTCCTTAGGCTGTCCGATCCGCCTCTTGTACCATCCCGACTCGTCTCGGGCAAGAAAAGCCCTCAGCGCGCCGGGCGGCACTTCCAGTAGTAGTGGTGCATAGTCGGCCCTTCCTTGCGCCGCCGCAGGCTGAGGACGACGCTGTCGCCGACCCGCACGTCCTCGGGGTCCACGTCGGTCATCTGGATGTACAACCGGCCGCCCCCGTCGAGATCGACCACGCTCATGATCGTCGGGGAATCCGCAGCCTGATACAGATGGTCTCGGGTGAAGGTGAAGACCTGACCGCTGCGGGCCAGCGGCACGTCCTGCATGGAGTCGTGGTTGTGGCAGGCAATGCAGATGCGGGTGAGGGGATACTGTTTTGTGCCGCAGCGCGGGCACTGCGAGCCGTACAGCCGAACGTTCTGTTTGTCCTCTTTGGCCAGAAACACGTTCGACAGCTCGGGACCGTCCTCGTGCTCGGCGTAATACGTCCGCATCTTCTTGAAGATCTGGTAGGAGGGATACAGGCGCTTCTCACTCAGGTGATCGGACACAGACTGGGCGGGCGTCCGGCTTGTGATGGCTTCGGTCACCCGCAAGACGAAGCCGTCTGCTCCATCGCCGTAGCCCAGCAGCACCAGACGGTCNNNNNNNNNNNNNNNNNNNNNNNNNNNNNNNNNNNNNNNNNNNNNNNNNNNNNNNNNNNNNNNNNNNNNNNNNNNNNNNNNNNNNNNNNNNNNNNNNNNNNNNNNNNNNNNNNNNNNNNNNNNNNNNNNNNNNNNNNNNNNNNNNNNNNNNNNNNNNNNNNNNNNNNNNNNNNNNNNNNNNNNNNNNNNNNNNNNNNNNNNNNNNNNNNNNNNNNNNNNNNNNNNNNNNNNNNNNNNNNNNNNNNNNNNNNNNNNNNNNNNNNNNNNNNNNNNNNNNNNNNNNNNNNNNNNNNNNNNNNNNNNNNNNNNNNNNNNNNNNNNNNNNNNNNNNNNNNNNNNNNNNNNNNNNNNNNNACCGCACTGCCCGCATCGCCAAACCAGTCCTCCTGGCCCTCGCCGGGCTGTCCGTCACGCACCTCGC is drawn from Desulfurellaceae bacterium and contains these coding sequences:
- a CDS encoding clan AA aspartic protease, translating into MGLVHTTIQLSNPREPALQALEVDALVDTDAVTLCIPEHVSVQLKLSAIEQREVITADGRAQLVPYVGPIQLKFENRTCFTGALVLGDSILMGAVPLEDMDLVIHPREQKLTVNPLSPNIPSAIVKPVSVLHPRCSDCYEKHTWEAGTKPSSHV
- a CDS encoding OB-fold domain-containing protein → DRLVLLGYGDGADGFVLRVTEAITSRTPAQSVSDHLSEKRLYPSYQIFKKMRTYYAEHEDGPELSNVFLAKEDKQNVRLYGSQCPRCGTKQYPLTRICIACHNHDSMQDVPLARSGQVFTFTRDHLYQAADSPTIMSVVDLDGGGRLYIQMTDVDPEDVRVGDSVVLSLRRRKEGPTMHHYYWKCRPAR
- a CDS encoding LLM class flavin-dependent oxidoreductase; its protein translation is MKAGVFMMPSHPPERSFYDGHQWDLDHLELVDQLGFHEAWMGEHFTAPWEPNPAPDLLIAQGLQRTQNIKLCPGAHLLPYHHPAELAHRVAFMDHIAQGRFMFGVGTSGLPSDWKLFNVDGAGGENRRMTKEALDIILKLWASEEPFEFKGEYWTVNRIDTMLDTLKFHIKPFQQPHPPIGIAGLTPGSDTLKMCGASGFMPMSVALSNGYLKTHWEAVVEGAESAGRTPSRSDWRVSREVYVAETDTEAKDKAINGMLGRAYAEYLLPLFKSFGMVSLFKHHPEVPDSDVTMEYLAEYVWLVGSPRTVTDKLGAMVDDTGGFGCLLVLTFDQLENKEGWADSQRLLMEEVMPNFPD
- the hisB gene encoding imidazoleglycerol-phosphate dehydratase HisB encodes the protein MAQRSADLHRKTNETDIRLSLELDGSGQYQIATGVPFLNHMLELFTRHGFFDLTLQATGDIEIDDHHTVEDVGLALGEAFRAALGDKRGIRRFGEASVPLDEALVNCVVDLSGRPFLAYNLSVQQERIGSFATELIHDFFLAFSNQLGMNLHFNMTQGRNPHHIIEAAFKAFARALGSAVAYDPRVKGVLSTKGVL
- the hisD gene encoding histidinol dehydrogenase; this translates as MTVPLLSTADPACARRLEKLFSRGEQASAQVEADVRAIVRDVRRRGDRALLAATKKFDRVRLHPDRLRVSDQELEAAPAALPQAERSALQAAARRISAFHRKQRQASWQYTDRLGVGLGQQITPLERVGVYVPGGKAAYPSSVLMNIIPAKVAGVEEIVVVSPPKADGDQSGLQPGVLAAARLAGADAVFRLGGAQAVAALAYGTQTVPRVDKIVGPGNIFVATAKRLVYGQVDIDSIAGPSEILVIADSTASARYVAADMLSQAEHDEMAAPLCLTTSSRLAEAVVEALKDQLATLKRRNIAAASLKRYGAVIVARSRAEVVRLANALAPEHVELLVKNPRSWLKDIRHAGAIFLGSLSTEPFGDYIAGPNHILPTGGTARFSSPLGVYDFLKRTSIIEASVPALRQLGPHILRLAAMEGLEAHGRAIAYRLNGGQHDTAGNTGGAAQRRPAPQNKRNRHSAQS